Proteins co-encoded in one Paenibacillus thermoaerophilus genomic window:
- a CDS encoding menaquinone biosynthetic enzyme MqnA/MqnD family protein codes for MTSMTTDIIRIGRIEYTNVWPVFQQFDPQRLGFPAELVTQVPAELNRRIQEGAIDIAAISSYAYAQAADDLLLLPGLSVSAYGRVRSVLLFHRKPLAEVASGTVALTRSSATSVNLLKIILAKRYGGSPSYVTMKPDLDRMMSSADAALLIGDDAIKASWANTGYEVTDLASEWTSWTGHWMTFAVWAVRRSLAESRPDMVSAVVRAFQESKEKGRRNRSAVVNQAMSAFGGTEAYWNEYFDGLSHDFGAGQQAGLAAYLRYARELGLLERDVPLRIWNDTTVAQVNE; via the coding sequence ATGACGAGCATGACAACTGACATCATCCGCATCGGGCGCATCGAATATACGAACGTATGGCCGGTTTTTCAGCAATTCGATCCGCAACGGCTGGGCTTTCCCGCCGAATTGGTCACGCAGGTGCCGGCCGAGCTGAACCGGCGCATCCAGGAAGGCGCCATCGACATCGCGGCGATCTCCTCCTATGCCTACGCGCAGGCGGCGGACGATCTGCTGCTGCTGCCCGGCCTGTCGGTAAGCGCGTACGGCCGAGTCCGCTCCGTGCTGCTGTTCCACCGCAAGCCGCTGGCCGAGGTCGCGTCCGGAACGGTGGCGCTGACCCGGTCGTCGGCCACCTCGGTGAATCTGCTGAAGATTATTTTGGCCAAGCGGTACGGAGGCAGCCCGAGTTATGTGACGATGAAGCCGGATCTGGACCGGATGATGAGTTCCGCGGACGCGGCTTTGTTGATCGGCGACGACGCGATCAAAGCGAGCTGGGCCAATACCGGTTACGAGGTGACCGATCTCGCGAGCGAATGGACGAGCTGGACCGGGCATTGGATGACGTTTGCGGTATGGGCGGTCAGACGCAGCCTCGCCGAGTCCCGGCCGGATATGGTGAGCGCGGTCGTCCGGGCTTTTCAGGAGAGCAAGGAGAAGGGCCGCCGCAACCGGTCGGCCGTCGTGAATCAGGCCATGTCGGCGTTCGGCGGAACCGAGGCGTACTGGAACGAATATTTCGACGGTTTGTCCCATGACTTCGGAGCCGGTCAGCAAGCCGGACTGGCGGCCTATCTGCGTTACGCCCGCGAGTTGGGTCTGCTGGAGCGGGACGTGCCGCTGCGAATCTGGAACGATACTACGGTTGCACAGGTGAACGAATGA
- the ndk gene encoding nucleoside-diphosphate kinase, translated as MERTYVMVKPDGVQRGLIGEIVRRFENKGLRLAAAKLMTVTPAQAERHYQEHVGKPFYPDLMKFITSGPVFAMVWEGDSAIALARKLIGKTDVTEAAPGTIRGDFALHTNRNLVHGSDSPESAEREIGIFFAPEELQSYSKAVEAWM; from the coding sequence ATGGAACGTACATACGTAATGGTGAAGCCCGACGGCGTGCAACGCGGGCTGATCGGGGAAATCGTCCGCCGCTTCGAGAACAAAGGGTTGCGGCTGGCAGCCGCCAAGCTGATGACCGTGACGCCCGCCCAAGCCGAGCGGCATTATCAGGAGCACGTCGGCAAGCCGTTTTATCCGGATCTGATGAAATTCATCACCTCCGGCCCGGTGTTCGCCATGGTGTGGGAAGGCGATTCGGCCATTGCGCTGGCTAGGAAACTGATCGGCAAAACCGATGTGACGGAGGCGGCTCCGGGAACGATCCGGGGGGATTTCGCTCTACATACGAACCGGAATTTGGTCCATGGCTCCGACTCGCCCGAAAGCGCCGAGCGGGAGATCGGCATTTTCTTTGCGCCGGAGGAACTGCAATCCTACAGCAAAGCCGTTGAAGCTTGGATGTAA
- the aroB gene encoding 3-dehydroquinate synthase has product MKTLTVDLGERSYPIHIGHGILPLLPEKLAECGIGSPTPLLVITDSAVAPHYLKPVEELLRGAGYPVTTSVIPSGEASKSLEMLDELVKVALEAGLDRKSVIIALGGGVVGDLAGFVAASYMRGIRFVQVPTTILAHDSSVGGKVAVNHKLAKNIIGAFHQPEMVFYALEMLRTLPPREVRSGLAEVAKHGLIWDAAFVEWCESNADKLLALDPEALEYALYTGCSVKAQVVGQDERENGLRAILNLGHTIGHALEAVSRYELLHGEAISIGMVGSAKLAVRFGRDPVIYETTKRLLRKLELPVAVPSHIDTSEVMRTMMYDKKFKDGRTVFVLPEAIGRVEIVRDVPVAWVEEVVEELKREA; this is encoded by the coding sequence ATGAAAACTTTGACAGTCGATCTAGGCGAACGGTCTTATCCGATTCATATCGGGCACGGCATTTTACCCCTGCTGCCGGAGAAGCTGGCCGAATGCGGCATCGGCAGTCCGACACCGCTCCTCGTCATCACGGATTCGGCTGTGGCGCCCCATTACCTGAAGCCCGTGGAGGAGCTGCTGCGCGGGGCGGGTTATCCCGTGACGACATCCGTGATTCCTTCGGGGGAAGCGTCCAAATCGCTGGAGATGCTGGACGAGCTGGTGAAGGTTGCGCTTGAGGCGGGGCTCGACCGCAAATCGGTGATCATTGCCCTCGGAGGCGGAGTCGTCGGGGACTTGGCCGGCTTCGTGGCGGCCAGCTACATGCGCGGCATCCGCTTCGTGCAGGTGCCCACGACCATTCTCGCCCACGACTCGAGCGTCGGCGGGAAAGTCGCGGTCAACCACAAGCTGGCCAAAAACATTATCGGCGCCTTCCATCAGCCGGAGATGGTGTTTTACGCGCTGGAGATGCTCCGGACGCTGCCGCCTCGCGAAGTCCGTTCCGGATTGGCCGAGGTGGCGAAGCACGGCTTGATCTGGGACGCCGCGTTCGTGGAGTGGTGCGAGTCGAACGCGGATAAGCTGCTTGCCCTCGATCCCGAGGCGCTTGAATACGCGCTGTACACCGGTTGCTCCGTGAAAGCGCAGGTTGTGGGCCAAGACGAGCGGGAGAACGGTCTGAGGGCGATCCTCAACCTCGGCCATACGATCGGGCATGCGCTGGAAGCGGTATCCCGGTACGAGTTGCTGCACGGGGAAGCGATCTCGATCGGCATGGTCGGCTCGGCGAAGCTCGCGGTCCGCTTCGGGCGCGATCCCGTCATCTACGAGACGACCAAGCGCCTGCTGCGCAAGCTGGAGCTGCCGGTCGCGGTTCCTTCGCATATCGACACGTCCGAAGTGATGCGCACGATGATGTACGACAAAAAGTTCAAGGACGGGCGCACGGTATTCGTCCTTCCCGAAGCGATCGGACGGGTCGAGATCGTCCGGGACGTGCCGGTCGCTTGGGTCGAGGAAGTCGTTGAAGAATTGAAGCGGGAGGCTTGA
- a CDS encoding polyprenyl synthetase family protein: MKLIEIYARKRKDIAVIEQALEQTVRSDQALLQEASQHLLKAGGKRIRPVFVLLAGEFGHYDLNCLKHVAVPLELIHMASLVHDDVIDDAATRRGQPTVMSKWDNRVAMYTGDYIFAKALDVATKLEDARLHRILSKAMVEMAIGEMEQIRFFFETEQSNRDYLLRIRRKTALLIAISCQLGALAAGAPESVVRDLYRFGYNVGMAFQIRDDILDMTGTEKQLGKPPGSDIRQGNITLPVLYALREEHLRDELLREIERIRLADGQTDVGRFLSLVRGSSAIRRAEELASRYIGKSIAALEKLPDRTAKRELAEIARFIGERNY; encoded by the coding sequence ATGAAGCTGATTGAGATTTACGCGCGGAAACGAAAAGATATCGCCGTGATCGAGCAAGCGCTCGAACAGACGGTGCGCTCCGACCAAGCGCTGCTGCAGGAGGCTTCGCAGCATCTGCTCAAAGCCGGCGGCAAGCGGATTCGGCCTGTGTTCGTGCTGCTTGCGGGAGAATTCGGACATTACGATCTGAATTGCCTTAAGCATGTCGCCGTCCCGCTCGAGCTCATTCACATGGCGTCCCTCGTGCACGACGATGTGATCGACGACGCGGCGACGAGGAGAGGGCAGCCGACGGTCATGTCCAAATGGGACAACCGCGTCGCGATGTATACCGGCGACTATATCTTCGCCAAGGCGCTGGACGTGGCGACCAAACTGGAAGACGCCAGGCTGCACCGGATATTGTCCAAGGCGATGGTCGAGATGGCGATCGGCGAGATGGAGCAGATCCGTTTCTTCTTCGAGACGGAGCAGAGCAACCGCGACTACCTGCTGCGCATCCGGCGCAAGACGGCGCTGCTGATCGCGATCTCCTGCCAGCTCGGCGCGCTTGCGGCCGGCGCTCCGGAGTCGGTTGTCCGCGACTTGTACCGATTCGGCTACAATGTCGGAATGGCGTTCCAGATCCGCGACGACATCCTGGATATGACCGGCACGGAGAAGCAGTTGGGCAAGCCGCCGGGCAGCGACATCCGCCAGGGCAACATCACGCTGCCCGTGTTGTACGCGCTGCGGGAGGAGCATTTGCGGGACGAGCTGCTGCGGGAGATCGAACGGATCAGGCTCGCGGACGGCCAGACGGATGTCGGGCGCTTCCTGTCCTTGGTGCGCGGTTCGTCGGCTATCCGCAGAGCCGAAGAGCTGGCTTCCCGGTACATCGGGAAGTCGATTGCCGCGCTGGAGAAGCTGCCGGACCGCACCGCCAAGCGGGAACTTGCGGAGATCGCCCGGTTTATCGGCGAGCGCAACTACTAA
- a CDS encoding heptaprenyl diphosphate synthase component 1, with product MNEERVAERAKQYTEHDIIRRYTELPQFPELRAKLLYACLRHSSLTHQDSELYALVASLAQLGLDTHDRISLTNERKEKKEARSRQLKVLAGDYFSSRYYHLLSQAGKIEPIRLLAQAICEVNRLKMILYTRMKQLKLTAEEYLQQTVGIHSHIFANFGRLLMDGSRVRVWPELVQSLVRCEVILSELKRNENVAEWKGGWAYWHILQSASKEERKQVQQEEPEPNRVRLLMHKYNVTALLWQLFDQQSRQMSAIIEQLDAALGKDLKTLLDPLIRLPVAPMAADEL from the coding sequence ATGAATGAGGAGCGAGTCGCCGAGCGGGCAAAACAATATACCGAGCATGACATCATACGCCGTTATACGGAGCTGCCCCAGTTCCCCGAGCTTCGGGCCAAACTGCTGTATGCTTGTTTGCGGCACAGTTCCTTGACTCACCAAGACAGCGAGCTGTACGCCTTGGTTGCGTCCCTGGCGCAGCTCGGACTGGATACGCACGACCGGATCAGCCTGACGAACGAACGGAAAGAGAAAAAGGAAGCCCGTTCCAGGCAGTTGAAGGTGCTGGCGGGCGATTATTTCAGCAGCCGCTATTATCACCTGCTGTCGCAAGCGGGCAAGATTGAGCCGATCCGGCTGCTTGCCCAGGCGATCTGCGAGGTCAACCGGCTCAAGATGATCCTGTATACCCGGATGAAGCAACTGAAGCTGACGGCCGAGGAGTATTTGCAGCAGACCGTCGGCATTCACTCGCATATTTTCGCTAATTTCGGCCGCCTGTTAATGGACGGGTCGCGTGTGCGCGTATGGCCGGAGCTGGTTCAGTCGCTCGTCCGCTGCGAAGTGATCCTGTCCGAACTGAAGCGCAACGAGAACGTTGCGGAATGGAAGGGCGGCTGGGCGTATTGGCATATTCTCCAGTCGGCTTCCAAGGAGGAGCGCAAGCAAGTGCAGCAGGAAGAACCGGAACCGAACCGGGTCCGGCTGCTGATGCACAAATACAACGTAACGGCCCTGCTGTGGCAACTGTTCGATCAGCAGTCCAGACAAATGTCGGCGATCATCGAACAACTGGATGCGGCGCTCGGCAAAGATTTGAAGACGCTGCTTGATCCGCTCATTCGATTGCCTGTAGCTCCCATGGCGGCGGACGAGCTTTGA
- a CDS encoding CheR family methyltransferase: protein MAWEPTGAGTGEESRPDPDFLLFIRKVKEHTSIDLSLYKEAQMKRRLTTLRLKRGYATFAAYFEAMQKQPELLAEFLDRMTINVSEFWRNRNRWEVLDQVFIPEMLRTNRRLKCWSAACSTGEEPYTLAMILDRHNALRDATLHATDIDEGALAKAKSGRYLERSLKEVPEDYVRKYFRQDGMEWLISDDLKRHVKFKKQNLLTDPFESGYDLIVCRNVLIYFTEEAKDLLYRKFSDALRPGGVLFVGSTEQIFTPARYGFQPAETFFYRKAE from the coding sequence ATGGCATGGGAACCGACTGGCGCGGGTACGGGAGAAGAATCCCGCCCCGATCCGGACTTTTTATTGTTTATCCGCAAAGTGAAGGAACATACATCCATCGACTTGTCGCTGTACAAAGAAGCCCAGATGAAAAGACGGCTGACGACGCTTCGCCTGAAGCGGGGGTACGCCACGTTTGCCGCCTATTTCGAGGCGATGCAGAAACAGCCCGAGCTGCTCGCCGAATTTCTGGACCGGATGACGATTAACGTGTCCGAATTTTGGCGCAACCGCAACCGTTGGGAAGTGCTGGACCAAGTGTTTATTCCGGAGATGCTCCGGACGAACCGCAGGCTCAAATGCTGGAGCGCGGCGTGCTCGACGGGGGAGGAGCCGTATACGCTGGCCATGATTCTCGACCGTCACAACGCGTTGCGTGACGCGACGCTGCACGCCACCGATATCGACGAGGGCGCGCTGGCCAAGGCGAAATCCGGCCGGTACCTGGAACGTTCGCTGAAGGAAGTTCCCGAAGATTACGTGCGGAAGTATTTCCGGCAGGACGGCATGGAATGGCTGATCTCCGACGATCTGAAGCGTCACGTCAAGTTTAAGAAGCAAAATTTGCTTACCGACCCGTTCGAAAGCGGGTACGATCTGATCGTCTGCCGGAACGTCCTGATTTATTTTACGGAAGAAGCAAAAGATCTGCTCTACCGCAAGTTTTCCGACGCCCTGAGGCCGGGCGGGGTGCTGTTCGTCGGCAGCACGGAGCAAATTTTTACGCCCGCCCGCTACGGATTCCAGCCTGCGGAGACGTTTTTTTACCGCAAGGCGGAGTGA
- the aroH gene encoding chorismate mutase, whose protein sequence is MFLRGIRGAITVKRNEETEILEATRQLLDAIVAENGIKPEDIAGVFITVTHDLDAAFPAKAIREMKGWEMVPLMCSLEIPVKGSLPLCIRFMVMVNTDLAQEQVRHVYLNDAVKLRPDLSRS, encoded by the coding sequence ATGTTTTTGCGCGGTATACGCGGCGCCATCACGGTGAAGCGGAACGAAGAAACGGAAATTCTGGAGGCGACCCGGCAACTGCTCGACGCCATCGTGGCGGAGAACGGGATCAAGCCCGAAGATATCGCGGGCGTTTTTATCACGGTTACGCACGATCTGGACGCCGCCTTCCCGGCAAAGGCGATTCGCGAGATGAAAGGCTGGGAGATGGTGCCGCTGATGTGCTCCCTGGAGATTCCGGTTAAAGGCAGCTTGCCGCTGTGCATCCGCTTCATGGTGATGGTCAACACGGACTTGGCCCAGGAACAGGTGCGCCATGTGTATTTGAACGACGCGGTCAAGCTTCGGCCGGATTTGTCCCGTTCCTGA
- the aroC gene encoding chorismate synthase, whose amino-acid sequence MRYLTAGETHGPQLTAIIEGLPSNLPLTAEPINFQLARRQKGYGRGRRMQIEKDEVRFVGGVRHGFTTGAPVALVVENKDWKNWTRIMGAEPLEDGDEAKRRMHRPRPGHADLNGGLKYNQKDMRNILERSSARETTVRVACGAVARELLAQFGIKVAGQVLRIGEVEATRQELPIDELIRITEESPVRVTDKEAEARMIAAIDAAKEDGDTLGGIVECIVEGCPVGLGSHVQWDRKLDGRIAQAVVSIQAFKGVEFGIGFEAAKLRGSKVHDEIRYEAGRGFYRASNRAGGFEGGMTTGEPIVVRAVMKPISTLYKALQSVDIDTKEPFTAQVERSDTCAVPAASVILENVVAWEVAQAFMEKFGGDSLEEIRANYNNYLKQVEQY is encoded by the coding sequence TTGAGATACTTGACCGCAGGGGAAACACACGGACCGCAACTAACGGCCATCATCGAAGGTTTGCCGAGCAACTTGCCGCTGACGGCCGAACCGATCAATTTCCAGTTGGCGCGCCGTCAAAAAGGCTACGGACGCGGGCGCCGCATGCAGATCGAAAAGGACGAGGTCCGTTTCGTCGGAGGCGTGCGCCACGGCTTCACGACGGGAGCGCCGGTCGCTCTGGTCGTCGAGAACAAGGACTGGAAAAACTGGACGCGCATCATGGGCGCGGAGCCGCTGGAAGACGGGGACGAAGCGAAGCGCCGCATGCACCGTCCGCGTCCGGGACATGCCGATTTGAACGGCGGGTTGAAATACAATCAAAAAGACATGCGCAACATTCTGGAGCGCTCCAGCGCCCGCGAGACGACCGTGCGAGTCGCCTGCGGCGCCGTCGCGCGCGAGCTGCTGGCGCAGTTCGGCATCAAGGTGGCCGGCCAGGTGCTGCGCATCGGCGAAGTCGAGGCAACCCGGCAGGAGCTGCCGATCGACGAGCTGATCCGCATCACGGAAGAATCGCCGGTTCGCGTGACGGACAAGGAAGCCGAAGCCCGCATGATTGCGGCGATCGACGCGGCGAAGGAAGACGGCGATACGCTCGGCGGCATCGTCGAATGCATCGTCGAAGGCTGCCCGGTCGGCCTCGGCAGCCACGTTCAATGGGACCGCAAGCTGGACGGCCGGATCGCGCAGGCGGTCGTGTCGATTCAGGCGTTTAAAGGCGTCGAGTTCGGCATCGGCTTCGAGGCCGCCAAGCTGCGGGGCTCGAAGGTGCATGACGAGATCCGCTACGAGGCCGGCCGCGGCTTCTACCGGGCGTCCAACCGCGCCGGCGGCTTCGAGGGCGGCATGACGACCGGCGAGCCGATCGTGGTGCGCGCGGTGATGAAGCCGATCTCCACGCTGTACAAAGCGCTGCAAAGCGTCGATATCGACACGAAGGAACCGTTCACCGCCCAGGTCGAGCGTTCCGACACCTGCGCGGTTCCGGCGGCCAGCGTCATTCTGGAGAACGTCGTGGCCTGGGAAGTCGCCCAGGCGTTTATGGAGAAGTTCGGCGGCGATTCGCTGGAAGAAATCCGCGCCAACTACAACAACTACTTGAAACAAGTGGAGCAATATTAA
- a CDS encoding UbiX family flavin prenyltransferase, with the protein MVTAENVQQDRERQAGWVLGITGASGAVYGVRLAEELLSRGIPVHFVISDAGWRVLKEELGWDVTRRTEALERRFGGMAGPFRYHSNADIGASIASGSFRTKGMVIAPCSMGTLSGIARAASDNLMERAADVMLKEGRKLILLPRETPLHAVHLQHMLTLAQMGVRIVPAMPAFYFGPQTLADAVDFVVGKLLDQMDIPHRLFRRWGEDDEHDN; encoded by the coding sequence GTGGTGACCGCGGAAAATGTGCAGCAGGACCGAGAGCGCCAGGCGGGCTGGGTGCTCGGCATCACCGGCGCCAGCGGAGCCGTCTACGGGGTCCGGCTGGCCGAGGAGCTGCTGAGCCGGGGCATTCCCGTCCACTTCGTCATCAGCGACGCGGGCTGGCGCGTGCTGAAGGAGGAGCTCGGCTGGGACGTGACGAGGCGGACGGAGGCGCTTGAACGCCGCTTCGGAGGCATGGCGGGCCCGTTCCGCTATCACTCGAACGCCGATATCGGAGCGTCGATCGCCAGCGGATCTTTTCGCACCAAGGGAATGGTTATCGCTCCCTGTTCGATGGGCACACTGTCGGGTATAGCGCGCGCCGCTTCCGACAACCTGATGGAGCGGGCGGCCGACGTGATGCTGAAGGAAGGGCGGAAGCTGATTCTTCTGCCCCGGGAGACGCCGCTGCATGCCGTGCATCTCCAGCATATGCTGACGCTGGCGCAGATGGGCGTGCGAATTGTGCCGGCGATGCCGGCTTTTTACTTCGGACCGCAGACGCTGGCCGACGCCGTCGATTTCGTGGTGGGCAAGCTTCTGGATCAGATGGACATCCCGCACCGGTTGTTCCGCAGATGGGGAGAGGATGACGAGCATGACAACTGA
- a CDS encoding demethylmenaquinone methyltransferase yields MAKEQAPYARQGKSKEEYVHQVFESIAPKYDFMNDVISFRRHKAWRRFAMKQMKVRSGDASIDLCCGTCDWTIQLAQASGSGRTVGLDFSANMLEAGRRKIEALNLDRRIELVQGNAMELPFPDNSFDHATIGFGLRNVPDLVRVLEEMKRVVKPGGQVVCLEVSRPTWQPFKGLYSFYFERLLPLMGKLFAKKYEQYRWLPESLKSFPGRERLAEIFREVGLEDVRAWPLTGGVAALHIGRKPQEAARREEGRQP; encoded by the coding sequence GTGGCGAAGGAACAGGCGCCATATGCCAGACAAGGAAAAAGCAAGGAAGAATACGTGCATCAAGTGTTCGAGAGCATTGCGCCGAAATACGACTTTATGAACGATGTGATCAGCTTCCGGCGCCATAAGGCTTGGCGCCGGTTCGCGATGAAACAGATGAAGGTTCGTTCCGGAGACGCCTCGATCGATCTGTGCTGCGGAACTTGCGATTGGACCATCCAGTTGGCGCAGGCCAGCGGAAGCGGGCGCACCGTTGGCCTCGACTTCAGCGCGAACATGCTGGAGGCGGGACGCCGGAAGATTGAAGCCCTGAACCTGGACCGCCGGATCGAGCTCGTTCAGGGCAACGCGATGGAGCTTCCGTTCCCGGACAACTCCTTCGATCATGCGACCATCGGGTTCGGCTTGCGCAACGTGCCCGATCTGGTGCGGGTGCTCGAAGAGATGAAACGCGTGGTGAAGCCGGGAGGACAGGTGGTCTGTCTGGAAGTGTCCAGACCGACGTGGCAGCCCTTCAAAGGGCTGTACTCTTTTTATTTTGAGCGGCTGCTTCCGCTGATGGGCAAGCTGTTCGCCAAAAAGTACGAGCAGTACCGCTGGCTGCCCGAATCGCTCAAGTCGTTTCCGGGGCGGGAGAGACTGGCGGAAATTTTCCGCGAGGTCGGTTTGGAGGACGTGCGCGCCTGGCCCTTGACGGGAGGCGTCGCCGCTCTGCATATCGGACGCAAGCCGCAGGAAGCCGCGCGGCGGGAAGAAGGCCGGCAACCATGA
- a CDS encoding UbiA-like polyprenyltransferase: MKKLRIFLEMIKFEHTVFALPFAFMGAILGGLTMEDRLPSWSEIGWIILAMVGARSAAMGLNRVIDRFIDKKNPRTATRAIPAGLLGLVEVWVFIAISFILLFVAASQLDPICVKLMPIAVVLLVGYSYTKRFTWACHLVLGLTIGLAPLGGWVAVTGAANLSAYVLYVSVACWIAGFDVLYATQDADFDKREGLYSIPSYFGIARGLIIARLLHVVTAVGFIALIPMTGLGALAAVGMIGACGLLLYEHRLVKPHDLSRIQTAFFTLNGTLSIVVFAFTLLDVVVKTW, from the coding sequence ATGAAGAAGCTTCGCATATTCCTTGAAATGATCAAATTCGAACATACCGTTTTCGCCTTGCCGTTCGCCTTTATGGGCGCCATTCTCGGCGGGCTGACGATGGAGGACCGGCTGCCGAGCTGGTCGGAGATCGGCTGGATTATCCTGGCCATGGTCGGCGCGAGAAGCGCCGCAATGGGACTGAACCGGGTGATCGACCGCTTCATCGACAAGAAAAATCCGCGGACCGCGACACGCGCGATTCCCGCAGGACTATTGGGTCTGGTCGAAGTCTGGGTGTTCATCGCGATCTCCTTCATCCTGCTGTTTGTCGCGGCCTCGCAGCTCGATCCCATCTGCGTGAAGCTGATGCCGATCGCGGTCGTGCTGCTGGTCGGTTATTCGTACACCAAGCGGTTCACCTGGGCTTGCCATCTTGTGCTCGGTTTGACGATCGGCCTCGCCCCGCTCGGCGGCTGGGTCGCCGTTACGGGCGCCGCGAACTTGTCCGCTTATGTGCTTTACGTATCCGTCGCTTGCTGGATTGCCGGCTTCGATGTGCTTTATGCCACGCAGGACGCCGACTTCGACAAGCGCGAAGGACTTTATTCAATCCCTTCTTATTTCGGAATCGCCCGCGGGTTGATCATCGCCCGCCTGCTGCATGTCGTCACGGCTGTCGGATTTATCGCGCTGATCCCGATGACGGGGCTGGGCGCGCTGGCCGCGGTCGGCATGATCGGGGCTTGCGGCCTGCTGCTGTACGAGCACCGGCTGGTGAAGCCGCATGACTTGTCCCGCATACAGACGGCGTTTTTTACGTTAAACGGAACGCTCAGCATCGTCGTCTTTGCGTTTACGCTGCTGGATGTGGTGGTGAAGACGTGGTGA